One region of Malania oleifera isolate guangnan ecotype guangnan chromosome 6, ASM2987363v1, whole genome shotgun sequence genomic DNA includes:
- the LOC131157602 gene encoding uncharacterized protein LOC131157602: protein MATTCHAREDDLFSTNLQKRYNGLVMVRKKAVTGKGAWYWYHLEPILFQNEDTGAAKAIKLRCGLCSALFSASNPSRTATEHFRRGSCPNFHNPEAAHSNDMRYEPRPYDQLALPAPVAPLAMITAPHFSEPPNTNQPRRAQLNQPQTETALNLLSEWFYESCGYISFSTLDHPKFKAFLNHLGIPNASRSDIFGAKLDAKYERVKFRSESKLQEAMFFQISTDGWRKEKHRSSSAHLNALANITLNLPNGSSLFHKVLFLETSNPSSDYIRDILWSTIVEISGSNVFRCAGIVADVGNVNSAVLRQLELQNHWMVNITCQFKAVHKLLQDFLSDLPLFGSTASICFKIAQKLKYHYFDGTSSSLSHQPYGSLDYSTAMILAVDNVAQLFSQSGHGLKERVISLDPSDRELSDTIEDSKFCENLKSVASLINFIKTSLQEIKEDQPCLGQCLPLWKELKVRIVCWCSNFNIDEKPVMELVNRRFEKNYHEAWAASYVLDPLYLVEDNCGRYLPPFKFLTSEQEKDVVKIIKRLTQNEEAHIALMELMKWRTEGLDSAYAQAVQAKERDPITGKMRLVNPRGNRLIWETYLSEFRVLRQVAARLIFLRATTRKLNCNHLFLSWVHSKNHSKETIERAQKVLFVSSHQRLEKEAFSDDEGKDAELFCSKDGKSCNQF from the coding sequence ATGGCCACAACCTGCCATGCTCGGGAAGACGACTTGTTTTCGACGAATTTGCAGAAACGCTATAATGGTCTTGTAATGGTCAGGAAGAAGGCCGTCACAGGCAAAGGAGCTTGGTACTGGTATCATCTAGAGCCCATTCTCTTCCAGAATGAAGACACTGGTGCTGCTAAAGCCATCAAACTCCGGTGTGGCCTTTGCAGTGCCCTTTTCTCTGCTTCTAATCCTTCCAGAACTGCAACTGAGCACTTCAGGCGGGGCAGCTGCCCCAACTTCCACAACCCAGAAGCAGCACACAGTAATGACATGAGGTATGAACCCAGACCATACGATCAGCTTGCCTTGCCTGCACCAGTGGCTCCGCTTGCCATGATCACCGCCCCACACTTCTCAGAGCCACCCAACACTAACCAACCTCGTAGAGCACAATTAAACCAACCCCAAACAGAAACAGCTCTCAATTTGCTATCCGAGTGGTTTTATGAGTCCTGTGGATACATATCTTTCTCTACCCTTGACCACCCAAAGTTTAAAGCCTTCCTCAATCACCTTGGCATTCCCAATGCCAGCAGAAGTGATATCTTCGGTGCAAAACTTGATGCCAAGTATGAGAGAGTGAAGTTCAGATCTGAAAGTAAACTCCAAGAAGCTATGTTTTTCCAGATATCAACTGATGGCTGGAGGAAGGAAAAGCATAGGAGCAGTTCTGCTCACTTGAATGCGTTGGCAAATATTACCTTGAACCTTCCCAATGGTAGCAGTCTTTTCCACAAGGTTTTATTCCTGGAAACCAGCAATCCAAGTTCAGATTACATCAGAGACATACTGTGGTCAACAATCGTTGAGATTTCAGGAAGCAATGTATTCCGATGTGCTGGAATTGTTGCCGATGTTGGCAATGTGAACTCTGCAGTCCTTCGGCAACTGGAGCTACAGAACCACTGGATGGTGAACATTACATGCCAGTTCAAGGCAGtccacaagcttcttcaagattTTTTAAGTGACCTACCACTCTTTGGCTCCACAGCCTCTATTTGTTTCAAAATCGCCCAAAAATTAAAATACCACTACTTTGATGGCACCAGCAGCTCTCTAAGCCACCAGCCATATGGCTCCCTTGATTACTCCACTGCCATGATTTTAGCTGTTGACAATGTTGCCCAACTGTTTTCCCAATCGGGGCATGGCCTCAAAGAAAGAGTCATCTCCCTTGATCCATCTGACAGGGAGCTGTCTGACACAATCGAAGATTCAAAATTCTGCGAAAATCTAAAATCTGTTGCTTCTCTGATAAACTTTATAAAAACATCACTGCAGGAGATCAAAGAAGACCAACCATGCTTGGGCCAGTGTCTTCCCCTGTGGAAAGAATTGAAGGTTAGAATTGTTTGCTGGTGCAGTAATTTCAACATTGATGAAAAACCAGTAATGGAGCTGGTGAACAGAAGATTTGAGAAAAACTACCATGAAGCTTGGGCAGCAAGTTATGTTCTGGACCCACTGTATTTGGTTGAAGACAACTGCGGAAGGTACCTTCCACCCTTCAAATTTCTTACTTCTGAGCAAGAAAAAGATGttgtgaaaataataaaaaggctGACCCAAAATGAAGAGGCACATATTGCCTTAATGGAGTTGATGAAATGGAGAACTGAAGGACTGGACTCTGCTTATGCGCAAGCAGTCCAAGCAAAAGAGAGAGATCCAATCACTGGAAAGATGAGACTAGTAAACCCACGTGGCAATAGACTGATTTGGGAGACTTATCTCAGTGAGTTTAGGGTGTTAAGGCAAGTGGCAGCAAGGTTAATTTTTCTCCGAGCAACCACTAGGAAACTCAACTGCAACCATTTATTTTTGAGTTGGGTTCATTCCAAAAACCACTCAAAAGAAACAATCGAAAGAGCTCAAAAGGTACTGTTTGTGTCTTCACATCAGAGGCTAGAGAAAGAGGCCTTCTCAGATGATGAAGGAAAGGACGCAGAATTGTTTTGTTCCAAGGACGGCAAGAGTTGTAACCAATTTTGA